The genomic interval CTGGAGCAGGACGCGCTCGACGGCTTCCTGCCGCTGTGCGAGGAGCGTCAGGTGTCGGTGGTTCTCGGCGGCGGTTACAACAGCGGCATTCTCGCCACGGGCGCCGTGCCCGGCGCAAAATACAACTATGCGCCCGCGCCGGAAGCAATTCTGGAACGTGTGCGCAAGATCGAGCAGGTGTGCCGCGACTTCTCGGTGCCGCTCAAAGCCGCCTCCCTGCAATTCGTGCTCGGTCACCCGGCTATTCCGACGAATATCCCTGGCGTGCGCAGCGTCGCGCAACTTGAAGACAACCTGCAAACTTTCCGGGCCGACATTCCGGCGGAATTCTGGGCCGAATTGAAGCGCCGCGGACTGATTCGCGAGGACTCGCCGACGCCTCGCTAGACAGTCTTTCTCGCCCATCACCGGGCAGCCATGGACGACACGGCAGGCTATCGGCCTGCCGTGTCGCCGGCATTGAAAGCACGCATCGACAACACCGCTACACGCTGCCGTTTTCAACGACGCGGCCTTCCGCACGCCAGCGCAGCATGCCGCCGGGAAGGTTGGCCACCCGTTCGAATCCGGCCTGGCGCAGCATGACCGTGGCTTGTGCCGAGCGTCCGCCGGCCCGGCAAACCGTCACAATCGGACGGTCCTTCGTAAGTTCCGCGGTACGCCCGGCCAGTTCGCCCAATGAAATGAGCCTGGCTGCGGGAATGCGTCCCAACGGTCCGTTGAATTCTTCAGGTTCCCGCACATCGACGATTTCGACCGCGCGCAGATTTTCCTCGAGCCACTGCGCGTTGATTTCCCAAATGCCCGCAAAGCTGCAGGTCAGCGGCGCCCAATCGGGCTCGGTCATCTGCGTGGGGACGCTCGCCGCCAGTCCGCATTTCAGATTCGCGGGCACCGCTACGTCGATCTGCTTCGGATGCGGCAGGTGCAGGTTCGTCATGTATCCGGTGAAATCCTCTTCACACAGCTCACCGCCAAGGCGCGGATTGAAGCGCCGCTCCTCGCCCACGCTCGTCACCGTCAGGCCGCGATAGTCGTGAGCCGGGTAGAGCAGGCACGCGGTGGGCAGCGTGAAAATCTGGCCATGCACGGCGCGAAACATGGTGTGCGCGTCGCCGCGCTGGAAATCCGTGCGGCCCGTGCCTCGGATCAACAGGCAATCGCCGGTGAACGCCATGGTCTCGTTGTCGAGTACGAGCGTGATGCATCCATCGGTATGACCCGGTGTCGCGCGTACCGTCAGATATCTCGTGCCGAACTCGACTTTGTCGCCGTGGCTCAGATAGCGGTCCGCGCCTTCGGCGCCGCTTGCAGCCGATATCGCAATGCGGCTGCCTATGCGGCGATTCAGCATCCATGCACCGGTCACGTGATCGGCATGGACGTGGGTGTCGATCGTATAAAGCAGATGCAAGCCGAGTTCTTCGATCAGGGCGGCGTCCCGGCGCACCTGTTCGAATACCGGATCGATCAGTACCGCCTCTCGCGTCGTGCTATCGGCAAGAAGATAGGTGTAGGTCGACGATTGCTGATCGAATAGCTGCCGGAAGATCAACACGATTTCGCTCCGTGGCCCGCTTCTGCGAGCGCTTGAAGATGGTGGCTCATGCGGTGCCGCCGATTACCCTACAGGCAGTCCAATCGAGCGCTGCCCCGTTCAGAGGTCCGGGCGCACGAATGCACCCGGACTCGCTTCGCGCGCGTTACTTCGGTTGCGCAACGTACCGCAGATAAGGCTTTACGGTTTTGAAACCCTGCGGATATTTTTGCGTTGCGGCATCGTTGGAAACGGATGTCGGAATGATGACGTCTTCACCCGGTTTCCAGTTTACCGGTGTCGCCACCGTGTGTTTCGCGTTGAGTTGCAGCGCATCGAGCAGGCGCAGTACTTCGTCGAAATTGCGGCCCGCGCTCATCGGATAGACAAGCATGGCTTTGACCTTCTTGTCCGGGCCGATGAGAAACACCGAGCGCACCGTTGCGTTGTCGACCGCAGTGCGCGGCCCGCCGCCGCTAGCTTCGGGGTGGATCATGTCATAGAGCTTCGCGACCTTCAGGTCCGAGTCGCCGATTAGCGGGTAATTGATTGCGTGACCCTGAGTCTCGGCGATATCTTTGACCCACTCCGTGTGGTCGCTGACCGGATCGACGCTGAGCCCGATAATTTTCGTGTTGCGCTTGTCGAATTCCGGCTTGAGGCCCGCCAGGTATCCGAGTTCCGTGGTGCAAACGGGAGTGAAGTCCTTCGGATGCGAAAACAGGACTGCCCAATGGTCGCCGATCCATTCGTGAAAATGGATCGTCCCTTCGGTGGTTTCCGCGGTGAAATCGGGAGCGTCTTCTCCTAATCGAATAGACATCTTTAGTCTCCATAGATTGGGTGCACCAAGGTTCGAGTGCCACGGCCGGAGCGAGGTCCGCCGGGCTGCCGGAGTGTTGAGTGGCGATAGGGCTGGCTCCGGCCGGTTGCACCGTACCGCGCCGGAATATCGTCTATCTACGGAGTGCAGCGGAATCTGAGGCTTTCCCGGATAGTCGTGATGCGGGACAGACTTTCGGACGTGCTGCGGGCCGCACCTATAGCGTAGAACAAAAAAGACTTTCGCAGTTGGCAGACTGTAGGGTGATTCCGCCGTCGTGGCAGCGAAGTTGCTTGTACTCCGAAGAAAGGAGCCTTGCGCTTCAATTTGCACCGGTGGGATCTTGTCTGGTCAAAGCCCCAAACACACCGCCCCGGCCGCGACGACCACGCACGCGAGCCAGCGCCTCGCGCTTACCGCTTCCCGCAAGATCACGCGCCCGATCAGCACGGCGAACACCACGCTGGTCTCGCGCAACGCGGATACCGTACCCATCGCGCCCGACTGCATCGCCCAGATCACGATGCCATACGCCGCGATCGACACCATGCCGCCGGCGAGCGACGACGCGACGGCGATGGGCGCCGCCCGTATCGGCGTCCACAACGCCGCGAGCCCGCGCATCGCGACGAACAGCACCGGCATCAGCCAATAGAACAGGAACATCCAGGCGGTGTAAGCGAGCGCCTCGCCGCCGGATAAACGCACGCCGATACCGTCGATCACGGTATAGAGCGCGATCGACGCACCGGTCGCCAGCGCGGCCAGTGCACCCACGCGCGACACGCGCCCGCCTTGCAGCGCGAGCGCGATGATGCCGCCTGAGATCATCGCGATCCCGAGCGCGTGCAAGGGGCCGATCGCCTCATGCGCGAAGAGCGCCGCGCCGAGCGTGACGAGCAGCGGCGACGAGCCGCGCGCGATCGGGTACGCCTGCGCCAGATCGCCGCGGCGATAGGCCCGCACGAGGCTGACGTTGTAGACGATATGCACGAGGCCCGATGCGGCGAGGTACGGCCAGGCCGCGCTGGCGGGCAGAGGCGTGAACAGGATCGCGAGCGTGGCGACCGCCGCGATGGCGATGCTCATCCACGTCATGGACAGGAAGCGGTCGCGGTTGCCGTGCAGCATCGCGTTCCAGCTTGCGTGGAGCAGAGCGGCAACGAGGACGAGACCGCCGGTGTAACTGAGCATGCAGGTTCAAGACCCGAAAAGAGTGCGAGGGAGCCGGAATCAGCGGCGCAGTAAGGAAGATATCTATCTTGTAGGAGGCCGACAAACCAGTTAAATTGAGGCTTCACGTTAGATAAACTATTCTGAATGAAACGGGCCCTGCCACCGCTCAATGCCTTGCGCGCCTTCGAAGCCGCGGGCCGTCTCGGCAGCTTCAAGGAAGCCGCCGCTGAATTACACGTGACTCACGGTGCGGTAAGCCAGCACGTGCGTGCGCTCGAAGAGTGGCTCGGCGCATCGTTGTTCGAACGGCACAACCGGCGCGTCGCGCTGACGACGGCAGCTAAGACTTATCTGGCGGAAATCGGTCCTTTGTTCGAGGAACTCGCACGGGCCACGGCCCGATACGGATTCCCTGACACGCTTTCCCGGACACTATCCGTGAACGCGCCCGCGACCTTCACATTGCGCTGGCTGGTGCCGAGACTGGCGACATTCCGCGCCGCGCATCCCGATGTGAACGTCAATGTGCAGACGTCGAACGAGTCGTTGGAGAGTCTGAAGGAGACCTACGACGTGATCGTCCGGGGCGGTCCGGACACCTTCTATGGCTACTCGATGCGGCCATTCCTGTCCGAGGAGCGAATTCCCGTTTGTAGTCCGGCGCTGTTGCAGCGCCTGCCGCTTCGAACGCCGGACGATATGCGGCAGCACACGTTGCTGCATACGTCGAGTCTGCCGCGGGTTTGGCCGGACTGGCTGGCCAGCGCGGAGATTCCGGCACTCAGGCCAGCCGCCGCGCTGAGCTTCGATCACTTCTTTCTGACGTTGCAAGCGGCCATCGACGGAATAGGCATTGCGATGGGACCGACCGCCCTGGTCGCCGACGATCTCGCGTCCGGCCGGCTTGTCGCGCCGTTCGCCGGTCCTCGTTTGCCGTCGCGGAGCTATTGCACTTACGTTCCGGATGCGAAGTCGGCGGACGAACTGGTCCTGCTGTTCCGCGCATGGCTCGAACGCGAAGCTATGCACTCACAGGCGCAGACGGCCCTTTAGACGCGGGCCATTTCACGCAATCTTTACGGCATTGCCGGCAATCGTTGCGCGTTCTTTATCACGGACTTCGTATAGTGGGTGACTCGCTTCGCGCTGTGAAGAAACGAAGCGATCTACTGGAGTCGATATGGGATTCAAGCAAACGAAGCGTCGCGTGACCGTCGAGCTCGGCGTCTGACTTCCATGACGCCGTCGGGACCTGCGATGATGTTCAGGGGTCTGTGCAAGGTCGTGGCCATTGCCTTCGTCACGAACCAGGCGCTGACGACTATTTTCACGTATTTCGTGCAGCAACTCGATTCCGCGCCGCCGCATCAAGCGGTTTGGATTTTCAGCTGTGTGACGTGCGGGATGGTGACGTTATGGCTGCAGGCCGATGCGCGGCGCGCATTCGGTTTCGCGCGCGAGAAGGGCTTTGTGAAGAAGAGCGGTGAAGACACGCAGGGCGTGCAGATCGCGGACGACTGCCCGAAGCGGTGGCTCGTCGTCCTGCATATCGAATTGAACCCTGCGTCGATACAGGGCTGATCGGGCTAAAGCCTGCGGAGATCGTTTCCTTCGCTAGCCGCGCGCGGAACCGCCGCTTTCATCGAGCCATTGAACGATGTTGCGCACCGTATCGCCGTAGAAGGTGCGATACAACTCCTTCGATACGTAGCCGATATGAGGCGTTGCGAGCACGTTGGGCAATTCGCGCAGAGGGTGCGGGTTGTCGAGCGGTTCGACGTCGTACACATCCAGCGCGGCGCCGGTAATCTGGCCGGTTGTGAGCGCGGTAAGCAGCGCGGCGGAGTCGACGATCGGACCTCTCGACGTATTGATCAGCCGGCTCGTGGGTTTCATCTGTGCGAATTCCGCTGCACCGACCAACCCGGTGGTTCGCTCGCCAAGCCGCACGTGGATCGACAGGAAATCCGCTGTTGAGAACAACTCGTCCTTGCTGACTCGCTGCACGCCTTTTTCGGCGGCGCGTTCCTCGGTAAGGTTCTGGCTCCACGCGACAACGTTCATTCTGAATGCCCGCCCGATGATGCCGACAGCCGAACCGACGCGGCCAAGGCCGAGCAATCCGAGCGTCTTGCCCGCGAGTTCATCGCCAAGCGAAAGTTGCCAGCCTCCTTGCCGCACCGACTGATTCTCGAGCGGAATATTGCGGGCCATCGCGAGAATCAGCGCCCACGTCATCTCGATCGTCGGCGTGGACGAATAGCCGGTGTGACGAATTTCGATGCCGCGTTCGGCCGCCGCATCCTGATCGATCGACGTATTCCCTGCGCCGGTCGAGGCAATCAGCTTCAGATTCGGCAGGCTTTCGATGACCTCGCGGGGCAACGGTGTGCGTTCCCGCATCGCGCAGATGACGTCGAATGGCTGCAGGCGCTGGATGAGGTTCCCGATATCGGCGACGTGATCGTTGAACACTGTCACTTCAGCACGGTTCGTGAGTGGCGACCAGTCAGCCATGCTCAGCGCGACGTTCTGATAGTCGTCGAGGACCGCTACCTTGATGAGGGATTTGTCGTTCATGGTTATTCCTGTGAGGCATGATCGACTGGGGGCGCGTTGGTACGCGCGCCGAAATCATGACCTGGTTGTCCAGCTTGCGGAGTGATTCAGCGAGACGGGCCACAGCCGTTCCCCGAGCCACCTCAGGCGATAAATACGATGTCGTCCGTCGCTATCATAATCGGTCCAGATGCAAATGACGGACAAGTCAGCGCGGGAAACTATTCGCGAACATCGGCAGGCCGCTGTTCTATTCGGCCTCGGTTGTTGCCTAGGACGTCTCCGCTTTTGCGAGGTCGGTCTCCCGAACTTGCCTGGACGCGTCCCTGTCGACCTGGTAGCATGAGGCACTGTGCGCGCAGCGTCTGTCGAATCAGGGAGCGGTCTTATGCGGAAGCGGAAGTTCGCAGGAAAGATGACTGGGGAATCGAGTCTGCCGGAACTTCTGAACCGGCTCGAGGCGGCATTGGTCGCAATGCCCGATCGCACGTCCGTCTGCAAAGCACTGTCGGATCTCAACAAGCGCCTCGGCTCCGTCGGCGAATACGTTCCTGCACGAACCTGCCGACCAGCGGCTTCGCGGCGCCAGCGCCAAACGGCAGTTGAATCTTTACCGCTGTTTTCTTGAACGTCGAAGTTCGACGTGAACACCATGCAGCGGAGTAGAGCCGCTGCTTGGCAGCGACAGCCGAAAAAATGCCAGCATGTGCTACGCAAGCAACGACAAGGCATCAACGAGCGAGAGCACCGTGGTGCGCGAATCGAACGCCGTTGAAAATAGATGATCGTGCACGACCTGATCCGGGTCGTAGCAGCAATCCTTCACAGTGAACAAGCGGAAGTCCGCGTCGCTTGCGTACGCTACCGACGACAGCACGACGCCGGTCGACGCTATGCCCACCATGATTAGCGTATCGATCCCCTGCGCGGAAAGCCGCGCCTGCAGATCGGTGCCAAAGAACACGCTGGCGCGATGCGCGATGATGAGCGGTTCGGTGGCCCGCTGGCCGAGTTCCGGCGCGATCTCGTCGTCGACGAAAAGACCCAGTTGCTTGATTCCCTGCCCGTTTCTGTTTAACGGGCTGACTTCCGGATAGCCTGGACTAAAGTGAATCCTTGCGAAATAAACGCCGACTCCTTTGGCCCGCGCGGCGTCGCACAGCTTGCGCGTGTTGGCGAGCAGAGCAGGTGCGACCGATGGAAATAACCGCATGATGTCCGTCTGATAATGCATGACCACCAGAGCGGTTTGTTCAGGAACGATCGCTGGAATCTGCATGTTCACGTTTTGCGCCGTGGCGGAATAAGGGCGATGCGATAAAGAAAGTTGCTCGACTCTAGCACGACCACCATGACCGATGGTGATCGCGGGGCGCGCAAACTAATGAGTATTTGAGTTCCGACTCAGTTGCTCGATATGTTGGGTGACCACACACAGCAGCTCAGGAAACGTTGCCTATGACCAGACGTCATGGCTCCTCAACTCGACTGTAAAGGCTCTCGTGGTCGAGATCGAGGTCGTTTATTTTCAGCTAGTTGCGGTCGCTCGGAAGATGAGCGAGCAAGCATTGGCACAACCCGTGCATTGAAAACTGTGGGCACAACGACGGACGGTTTAACGCTATCGCCGCGGCATCGGCATGCGTTGCCCGAATGCCGGGAAACTCGTTGTTCGTTTGAGCCACTTTGTTCGCGCGCGGAAAACTCCTGCACGTCGACGCCATCGGCGTTGAGCATCGCGCGCGCCGCAATGGACTTGATGCGGGTGCCGTTGAATGTTCGACAAGCTTATGGGAGTCACCATGTACGTGAGATCTATTGCCGCTGTGTTAGTCGCAAGCATCGCATTGCTAACAGATCCCGCATTCGCGGGTGGTGACGACCAGACGTCCTCCTATCGAAACGACGTCGCTACGTCAGTAGCGCATCGCGGTCAAACCGCTCAGGCGAAGGCGGCGGCAGAAGGCCACGGTGGCGTGGTTGACGTGAACCATAGCGGCGTTGGCGGTAGCGAATCGGGTAAGTCGCAATCCGGTCGGCGTGCCCCGGGCGATAGCATCAATCCGATGTATCACGGTGGTTGATGTGCTTGTTCGCGGAGCGCCGATGTGCAACCGTGGCCACGGAGATCTATCGGAGCCCAGTCCCTGCACTCGATCATCGCGCTGCCGGACAGCACGTCATCCGCTGATGCAGGACGACAACGCTCGCACTCGATCCGCGTGACTCACCGCTCCGCAGTAGAATAACTTCGTCTGGAGCACGCAGAGTATCAAGCGTTATGAAAAACCGTACACGGTTCCTCACGGCGATATTGGCTGTGCTCGTTTTCATCGCGTTGCTCTTTGTCCCATTGCCGCAGCGAATCGCGCTCGACACGCGCATCGTGACGGTCGCGTCGATTCAACGCTCTCCCACTGTCGTATTCGGCTATGTCACGACCCCGGCTCACTGGCCCGCCTGGCATCCGTCATCGCTTGCGGTCAGCGGCTCGGTTGACCATCCCCTCGATCTGGGCGAGCAGGTAACGGAGGAATTCCGAGTAGCGGGAAGGCGCGGCCGCGTCGTGTGGACAGTTGCTGAGCGAGAGCCTCCGGGCAAGTGGTCGATAGAAGGAACGATTGATGGCAGACCGGCCGGCACCGTGACTTATTCGCTGACATTGACCGAGAGCGGAACTCGCTTCGAACGTGAATTCACTTATCGCGCGCCGTCGTTGTGGTTCGCTATATTCAACTGGTTGGTGCTGCGCGCGCGGATTCAATCGGAATCCGATACGGCGGTTTCTCAACTCAAGGGCCTTCTGGAAGCGTCGCCGCAGCAATAGATCGGGGCAGCGTCTTAATGTGCCGATGCAGACCGCGTGCCCGGTGTGCCTCGTCGATACTCGGGTGGCTGCTGTCGGGCGACGCGATGGCTGCAAGTGTCGATAGCCGGCACAAAATCATGCAAGCGCAAATTTGCGCTCGTATACTGGTGCGTCAGTCAGTCAGTCAGTCAGTCAAGGAAACAATATGCGGCGCGTGATCGTACGGCGGTCGTCAGTCCACGGAAAGGGTGTGTTCGCGATGCGGCCGCTCGCGGCGGGCGAGTGCGTGCTTGAATACCGGGGCGAATTGACGAGCTGGCGGGAAGCCGTGCGCCGGCATCGGCGCGAAGGCGTCGCCGGGCACACGTTTCTTTTTGGCCTGTCGGACGGACGCGTGATTGACGGAAGCCGTGGCGGCAATAGTGCGCGATGGCTGAACCACGCATGCGCGCCGAACTGCGAAACCGTCGAGGACGATGGCCGAATCTTCATTCACACGATCCGGCCGATCGAGGCAGGCGAAGAACTGTTTATCGAATACCTGCTGGCGACCGACGATCCCTTGGACGAGGACGTTCGAGCACAATACGCTTGCCGGTGTGCCGTGGTGGGCTGTCGTCGGTCGATGCTGGCAGCCGTCACTTGATTTAACGGGCTGATGAGGTAGCGGACAGTCAGTCCGCTTCCGTTAATCTCAGGCGCCGCATGTCCTGTCCTGCCGGGAAGTTCGCGCAACCGCGCTAGCTCCGCCGGCGCACCAATCCGTAAATGACCAGGAGGATGATCGCGCCGATTATAGAGGCGACCCAGCCCGCAGCCTGGCCTGGTTGGTACCAACCCAGCGCGCGCCCGACATAGCCCGCAATCAGCGAGCCGGCAATGCCGAGGACGATGGTCATAATAAGGCCCATGCGGTCGTCTCCGGGCTTCACCGCCCGCGCGATCAATCCCACGACCAGTCCTACAATCAGTGTGCCAATGAAGGAAAGCATGCCGACCTCGCAAGAGTGTGAGTGCAACGGTTTTTTCTTTTACTGCTGGCTACTGTTTCACTATGACGCTTTCCGAAGCATACGCGTTAGATGCGGCGGTCGGCCGACATATGCTCGTCGGTTCGCGCATCGAGCATCGCTGCAACACGCCGGTCTAACAAAAATTGTCCGACTCGAGGCGACCACATGCAACTGTTTAGTTGCTCCCGTAGGTTCGCTGCCGCCCAGTCGATTGACGAATCCGCCGTCGCCCGGAATGTCGGCCATGCATCGCCAAGGTCGTTCGCCTGCCTTGCCAGCCGCCGCCTACAATCGACAGAATATTCGATCCGCTTGGGAATCCTCATGCCAGACGCCATGACGTCGCCGCCGCCTTCACGCCGCATCAGCCCGCTCTTCGCACTGTTTCCCTTCCTGCGCCCGTATGCCGGCCGCTGGGCGCTCGCGTTCTTCGCGCTGGTGACCTCGGCGAGCGCCACGCTGGTGTTGCCGGTGGCGTTCAAATACCTGATCGATCGTGGTTTTGCCTCGGGCGACCGGGGGCACATCGATCGCTATTTCCTCGCGCTATTTGTCGTGTCGCTGGTGCTGGCCACCGCCACGGCACTGCGCTTCTACCTCGTCTCATGGCTGGGTGAGCGGGTCACGGCCGACTTGCGGCGCGCGGTCTACGATCACGTGCTGAGCATGAGCCCGCAATTCTTCGAGACCACGCAGACGGGCGAGGTACTGTCACGGCTCACCGCCGACACCACTTTGATCCAGACGGTAGTGGGCACCAGCCTGTCGCTGGGATTGCGCAACTTCTTCCTGTTGACTGGCGGCGTGGCGATGCTGGCGGTGACGAGCCCGGTGCTGTCCGGCTACATCATCGCGACGCTGGTCGTGGTGATCGCACCTATTGTGATCTTCGGCCGCCGCGTGCGGCGGCTCTCGCGCGCGAGCCAGGACAAGATCGCGAACACGAGCGCGCTGGCGGGCGAGGTGCTCAATGCCATGCCGACCGTGCAGTCGTATACGCAGGAGCCATTCGAGGCGCGGCGCTATGGCGGCGCGGTGGAGACGGCCTTCGAGACCGCGCTCACGCGCATTCGCGCGCGCGCCTGGTTGACCGCCGTGGTGATCGTGCTGGTGTTCACCGCTATCGTATTCGTGCTGTGGCTCGGCGCGCAGGCGGTCCTGGCCGGTCGGATGACGGCGGGCCAATTGTCCCAGTTCATTCTCTACGCCGTGTTTACGGCCGGCGCCGTGGGCGCGGTTGCAGAGGTATGGGGCGATCTGCAGCGCGCGGCCGGCGCCACCGAACGTTTGCTTCAATTGCTGGCGGCGCGCTCGCCGGTGCTGCAGGCCGAAACCACAGTTGCCCTGCCTGCGCGAGGCGAGGGCATCCGCTTCGACGATGTCAGCTTCTCGTATCCATCGCGCCCAGGCATCGCGGCGCTTTCCTCGCTCTCGCTCGAGGTTCGCCCCGGTGAACATGTGGCACTGGTCGGTCCGTCCGGCGCGGGCAAGACCACGCTGTTCCAGTTGCTGTTGCGCTTTTACGATCCGCAAGCCGGCCGCATTCTGATCAACGGCGTGCCGACGCGCGACGTGCCGCTCGTCGAATTGCGCAGGGAAATCGGCGTGGTGCTGCAAGAATCTGTGATTTTTTCGGGGAGCGTGCTCGACAACATCCGCTACGGCGCGCCGGAAGCCACGCTTGCGCAAGTACAACAGGCCGCCGACATGGCGGCTGCGGCTGGCTTTATCGAAGAACTACCGGAGGGCTACGACACCTTTCTCGGCGAGCGCGGCGTGCGGCTGTCCGGCGGACAGCGCCAGCGCATCGCGATCGCTCGCGCGATCCTGAAGAATCCGCCCATCCTGCTGCTGGACGAAGCGACCAGTGCGCTCGATGCCGCCAGCGAACGGCTAGTGCAAAAGGCGCTGGACAATGCCGCGCAGAACCGCACCACACTGGTCATTGCACACCGCCTCGCGACCGTCCAACAGGCCGACCGGATTATCGTGCTGGAGCAGGGGCGGATCGTCGCGCAGGGGCGTCATGCCGAACTCCTTTTGAGTTCTCCGCTTTATGCTCAGCTTGCGGCTTTGCAGTTCGGCGAGCAGTTGGGGCAGACGGCGCCCGCGCAATGACAGCGGGCGGCTCACGCTTTGCGGCCCGCTTTCTTCTTTTGGTCGTAAAGCAAAGCGCCAGTTTCAACCGGAATAAACGGCGCTTTATGTGCAGATTCTGATTGGCATTGTTGCCGGGGTCTTCGTCGGGCATTTCCACCCTGACATCGGTTCGCAACTCAAACCATTCGGAGACCTGTTCATCATCCGCGTGCCTATTCGATGCCTTGTCCAATACATCAGAATGGGCTTGGGCAGAGGCAGTTTCTTCGAGGGCGCGATTACACGCCTGGCGAGCGCATCGACATGGGACTATCCTTGCCGTACAGAGGAGAGAGACATGGACCGCAGCCACGATCGTATCGAAAAGCGCGAGCAGAGTTGGTACCGCGAGCGCGATTGCGCTTTAAACGAATTCGTCGCTTTGCTAGAGGATGATGACCACGGCCCGACCCGCTATGCGGCGGAAATTACGCAGCGGATTCCCATTTACGACTGTCCCCAACTCGATGGCATGACACGCGATGCATCGCAGAGAGCGCAGTTGCAGGCGGAATGGGCGCGCGTGCTTCACGATGGCGCAGGGGTACTCGTGCTTCGGCGGGCATTTGTCGATACCGGACCGGTCGACGATGCAACGGCTGTCTTCGAATCCATTATTCGTAGTGAACGCGAGCAAGGCTCGAGTGCGGCAGACCACTTCGCCA from Paraburkholderia phytofirmans PsJN carries:
- a CDS encoding SET domain-containing protein; amino-acid sequence: MRRVIVRRSSVHGKGVFAMRPLAAGECVLEYRGELTSWREAVRRHRREGVAGHTFLFGLSDGRVIDGSRGGNSARWLNHACAPNCETVEDDGRIFIHTIRPIEAGEELFIEYLLATDDPLDEDVRAQYACRCAVVGCRRSMLAAVT
- a CDS encoding peroxiredoxin is translated as MSIRLGEDAPDFTAETTEGTIHFHEWIGDHWAVLFSHPKDFTPVCTTELGYLAGLKPEFDKRNTKIIGLSVDPVSDHTEWVKDIAETQGHAINYPLIGDSDLKVAKLYDMIHPEASGGGPRTAVDNATVRSVFLIGPDKKVKAMLVYPMSAGRNFDEVLRLLDALQLNAKHTVATPVNWKPGEDVIIPTSVSNDAATQKYPQGFKTVKPYLRYVAQPK
- a CDS encoding DMT family transporter, with amino-acid sequence MLSYTGGLVLVAALLHASWNAMLHGNRDRFLSMTWMSIAIAAVATLAILFTPLPASAAWPYLAASGLVHIVYNVSLVRAYRRGDLAQAYPIARGSSPLLVTLGAALFAHEAIGPLHALGIAMISGGIIALALQGGRVSRVGALAALATGASIALYTVIDGIGVRLSGGEALAYTAWMFLFYWLMPVLFVAMRGLAALWTPIRAAPIAVASSLAGGMVSIAAYGIVIWAMQSGAMGTVSALRETSVVFAVLIGRVILREAVSARRWLACVVVAAGAVCLGL
- a CDS encoding D-2-hydroxyacid dehydrogenase family protein — its product is MNDKSLIKVAVLDDYQNVALSMADWSPLTNRAEVTVFNDHVADIGNLIQRLQPFDVICAMRERTPLPREVIESLPNLKLIASTGAGNTSIDQDAAAERGIEIRHTGYSSTPTIEMTWALILAMARNIPLENQSVRQGGWQLSLGDELAGKTLGLLGLGRVGSAVGIIGRAFRMNVVAWSQNLTEERAAEKGVQRVSKDELFSTADFLSIHVRLGERTTGLVGAAEFAQMKPTSRLINTSRGPIVDSAALLTALTTGQITGAALDVYDVEPLDNPHPLRELPNVLATPHIGYVSKELYRTFYGDTVRNIVQWLDESGGSARG
- a CDS encoding isochorismatase family cysteine hydrolase, with protein sequence MQIPAIVPEQTALVVMHYQTDIMRLFPSVAPALLANTRKLCDAARAKGVGVYFARIHFSPGYPEVSPLNRNGQGIKQLGLFVDDEIAPELGQRATEPLIIAHRASVFFGTDLQARLSAQGIDTLIMVGIASTGVVLSSVAYASDADFRLFTVKDCCYDPDQVVHDHLFSTAFDSRTTVLSLVDALSLLA
- a CDS encoding GlsB/YeaQ/YmgE family stress response membrane protein, translated to MLSFIGTLIVGLVVGLIARAVKPGDDRMGLIMTIVLGIAGSLIAGYVGRALGWYQPGQAAGWVASIIGAIILLVIYGLVRRRS
- a CDS encoding rhodanese-like domain-containing protein, with the translated sequence MIFRQLFDQQSSTYTYLLADSTTREAVLIDPVFEQVRRDAALIEELGLHLLYTIDTHVHADHVTGAWMLNRRIGSRIAISAASGAEGADRYLSHGDKVEFGTRYLTVRATPGHTDGCITLVLDNETMAFTGDCLLIRGTGRTDFQRGDAHTMFRAVHGQIFTLPTACLLYPAHDYRGLTVTSVGEERRFNPRLGGELCEEDFTGYMTNLHLPHPKQIDVAVPANLKCGLAASVPTQMTEPDWAPLTCSFAGIWEINAQWLEENLRAVEIVDVREPEEFNGPLGRIPAARLISLGELAGRTAELTKDRPIVTVCRAGGRSAQATVMLRQAGFERVANLPGGMLRWRAEGRVVENGSV
- a CDS encoding ABC transporter transmembrane domain-containing protein, giving the protein MPDAMTSPPPSRRISPLFALFPFLRPYAGRWALAFFALVTSASATLVLPVAFKYLIDRGFASGDRGHIDRYFLALFVVSLVLATATALRFYLVSWLGERVTADLRRAVYDHVLSMSPQFFETTQTGEVLSRLTADTTLIQTVVGTSLSLGLRNFFLLTGGVAMLAVTSPVLSGYIIATLVVVIAPIVIFGRRVRRLSRASQDKIANTSALAGEVLNAMPTVQSYTQEPFEARRYGGAVETAFETALTRIRARAWLTAVVIVLVFTAIVFVLWLGAQAVLAGRMTAGQLSQFILYAVFTAGAVGAVAEVWGDLQRAAGATERLLQLLAARSPVLQAETTVALPARGEGIRFDDVSFSYPSRPGIAALSSLSLEVRPGEHVALVGPSGAGKTTLFQLLLRFYDPQAGRILINGVPTRDVPLVELRREIGVVLQESVIFSGSVLDNIRYGAPEATLAQVQQAADMAAAAGFIEELPEGYDTFLGERGVRLSGGQRQRIAIARAILKNPPILLLDEATSALDAASERLVQKALDNAAQNRTTLVIAHRLATVQQADRIIVLEQGRIVAQGRHAELLLSSPLYAQLAALQFGEQLGQTAPAQ
- a CDS encoding SRPBCC family protein; this translates as MKNRTRFLTAILAVLVFIALLFVPLPQRIALDTRIVTVASIQRSPTVVFGYVTTPAHWPAWHPSSLAVSGSVDHPLDLGEQVTEEFRVAGRRGRVVWTVAEREPPGKWSIEGTIDGRPAGTVTYSLTLTESGTRFEREFTYRAPSLWFAIFNWLVLRARIQSESDTAVSQLKGLLEASPQQ
- the gcvA gene encoding transcriptional regulator GcvA produces the protein MKRALPPLNALRAFEAAGRLGSFKEAAAELHVTHGAVSQHVRALEEWLGASLFERHNRRVALTTAAKTYLAEIGPLFEELARATARYGFPDTLSRTLSVNAPATFTLRWLVPRLATFRAAHPDVNVNVQTSNESLESLKETYDVIVRGGPDTFYGYSMRPFLSEERIPVCSPALLQRLPLRTPDDMRQHTLLHTSSLPRVWPDWLASAEIPALRPAAALSFDHFFLTLQAAIDGIGIAMGPTALVADDLASGRLVAPFAGPRLPSRSYCTYVPDAKSADELVLLFRAWLEREAMHSQAQTAL